A genome region from Gossypium hirsutum isolate 1008001.06 chromosome A04, Gossypium_hirsutum_v2.1, whole genome shotgun sequence includes the following:
- the LOC107948986 gene encoding pentatricopeptide repeat-containing protein At1g73710 translates to MIRSYSSGELSRESFRPHILVLPRLRTSVNFYSQMLNSRGFRFHLEFKLYCHSKTLFLPARSSWSNVKKKRYGGVLPSILRSLDSDKNLDKTLASVCENLSPKEQTVVLKEQSNCERLIHVFEFFKSLKDYVPNVIHYNIVLRALGRAQKWDKLRLCWIEMAKNGVLPTNNTYGMLVDVYGKAGMVKEALLWIKHMRLRGLYPDEVTMNTVVRVLKDAGDFDRADTFYKDWCIGRVDLNDIELDSMIVLDNGSGSAISFKQFLSTELFRTGGRSPVSGTSGSPDTESSVRKPRLTSTYNTLIDLYGKAGRLKDAADVFAEMLKSGVAMDTITFNTMIFTCGSHGHLLEAESLLAKMEERGIPPDTKTYNIFLSLYAGAGNIEAALEYYRKIRKVGLFPDIVTHRTVLHILCERNMVQEAETVIEEMEEFGIDIDEQSLPVIIKMYIAEGLLDRAKMLFEKFILDHELSSKTSAAIIDAYAERGLWSEAEAVFYGKRDSPRQNRSVLEYNVMVKAYGKAELYDKAYSLFKSMRNHGTWPDECTYNSLIQMFSGGDLVDHARDLLGEMRAAGLKPKCQTYSSLIACYARLGQLSDAVDVYQEMISAGVKPNEIVFGSLINGFAETGGVEEALQYFRMMEESGISANKIVLTSLIKAYTKVGCLEGAKRAYEKIKDLEGGPDIVASNSMLNLYADLGMVSEARCIFDNLKENGGADGFSFAAMMYLYKSMGMLDEAIDVADEMKQSGLLRDCSSYNKVMACYVTNGQLRGCGELLHEMINRKILPDMGSFNVLLTSLKKGGIPIEAVTQLESSYQEGKPYARQAVIITVFSLVGLHAYALKSCDAIIKAEIPLESFVYNAMIYAYGSSGQIDKALNIFMKMKDDGLEPDIITYINLVSCYGKAGMLEGVKRIYSQLKYGEIEPNESLFKAVMDAYKDANKPDLAELVNQEMKFAFEGPDFSESEVEGESGSEDIVLDP, encoded by the exons ATGATTCGGAGTTACAGTTCAGGAGAATTGAGTCGTGAAAGTTTCCGACCTCACATCTTGGTTTTGCCCA GACTACGTACAAGCGTAAACTTTTATTCCCAGATGCTGAATTCAAGAGGATTTAGGTTTCATCTAGAGTTTAAGCTATACTGTCATTCCAAAACCCTGTTTTTGCCTGCTAGAAGCTCTTGGAGTAATGTCAAAAAGAAGAGGTATGGAGGTGTTTTGCCTTCGATTCTTAGGTCTTTGGATTCCGATAAGAATTTAGATAAAACCCTCGCTTCGGTTTGTGAGAATTTGAGTCCTAAAGAACAGACTGTGGTACTCAAAGAACAGAGTAACTGTGAGAGGCTTATTCATGTTTTTGAGtttttcaaatcattgaaagATTATGTGCCGAATGTAATTCATTATAATATCGTGCTTCGAGCGCTGGGGAGAGCTCAAAAATGGGATAAGTTGAGGCTTTGTTGGATTGAAATGGCGAAAAACGGTGTCTTGCCTACTAATAATACTTACGGTATGCTTGTTGATGTTTATGGGAAGGCTGGTATGGTGAAAGAAGCTTTGCTCTGGATTAAGCATATGAGACTTAGGGGACTTTACCCTGACGAAGTAACCATGAATACGGTTGTTAGGGTTCTCAAGGATGCTGGGGATTTTGATAGGGCAGATACGTTTTATAAGGATTGGTGCATTGGCAGGGTGGACTTGAATGATATCGAGTTGGATTCGATGATTGTTTTAGACAATGGGTCTGGTTCAGCCATTAGCTTTAAGCAGTTTCTGTCCACTGAGCTATTCAGGACAGGTGGTAGAAGTCCTGTTTCGGGAACTTCAGGTTCACCAGATACAGAAAGTTCTGTGAGAAAGCCACGACTAACGTCTACATACAATACTTTGATTGATTTGTATGGAAAAGCAGGTCGCCTCAAAGATGCGGCGGATGTGTTTGCTGAAATGTTGAAATCCGGTGTGGCAATGGATACGATCACCTTTAACACTATGATCTTTACATGTGGAAGTCATGGTCATTTATTGGAGGCCGAATCCTTGCTTGCTAAGATGGAAGAAAGGGGAATACCTCCTGACACGAAGACTTATAACATCTTTTTGTCTTTGTATGCTGGTGCAGGAAATATTGAAGCAGCCCTGGAATATTATAGGAAAATCAGAAAAGTAGGTCTTTTCCCTGATATTGTAACTCACAGAACTGTTCTTCATATATTGTGCGAGAGGAATATGGTTCAAGAAGCGGAGACTGTGATTGAAGAAATGGAGGAATTTGGTATTGACATTGATGAGCAGTCTCTTCCTGTAATTATAAAGATGTATATTGCTGAAGGACTGCTTGACCGAGCGAAGATGCTTTTTGAAAAGTTCATTTTGGATCATGAGCTTTCATCCAAGACAAGTGCTGCAATTATAGATGCTTATGCTGAAAGGGGGCTTTGGTCTGAAGCTGAGGCTGTATTTTATGGCAAAAGAGATAGTCCGAGGCAGAACAGAAGTGTTCTCGAGTATAATGTCATGGTCAAAGCCTATGGCAAAGCGGAACTTTACGATAAAGCTTATTCTCTCTTCAAGAGCATGAGGAATCATGGGACTTGGCCTGACGAATGCACTTATAATTCCCTAATTCAAATGTTTTCTGGAGGTGATTTAGTGGATCACGCAAGAGACCTCTTAGGTGAAATGCGAGCAGCAGGATTAAAACCAAAGTGTCAAACATATTCCTCTCTTATTGCATGCTATGCCCGTCTTGGCCAGCTTTCTGATGCTGTTgatgtgtaccaagaaatgatCAGTGCAGGGGTGAAGCCTAACGAAATTGTTTTTGGGTCCTTAATCAATGGATTTGCTGAAACTGGTGGTGTTGAAGAAGCTCTTCAGTATTTTCGCATGATGGAAGAATCTGGTATATCAGCAAACAAGATAGTGCTAACTTCACTGATTAAGGCTTATACCAAGGTCGGGTGTTTGGAAGGAGCAAAACGTGCTTACGAAAAGATTAAGGATCTAGAGGGTGGTCCAGATATTGTTGCATCAAATAGTATGCTTAATCTTTACGCAGATCTAGGGATGGTATCTGAAGCCAGATGTATTTTTGACAATCTGAAAGAAAATGGTGGCGCGGATGGGTTTTCGTTTGCAGCTATGATGTATTTGTACAAAAGCATGGGTATGCTCGACGAAGCGATTGATGTTGCAGATGAGATGAAACAGTCTGGTTTGTTAAGGGACTGTTCTTCATACAATAAGGTGATGGCATGCTATGTCACTAATGGCCAGTTGCGTGGATGTGGTGAATTGTTGCATGAAATGATTAACCGAAAGATTTTACCCGACATGGGATCCTTTAATGTACTATTAACGTCACTCAAGAAGGGAGGCATTCCGATTGAAGCCGTAACACAACTAGAATCATCATACCAGGAAGGGAAACCATATGCAAGACAAGCTGTTATCATTACTGTTTTTTCTTTAGTAGGTTTACATGCTTATGCACTCAAATCTTGTGACGCCATCATAAAAGCGGAAATACCTCTCGAGTCTTTTGTGTACAATGCAATGATATATGCTTACGGGTCATCAGGGCAGATTGACAAGGCTTTGAACATATTCATGAAAATGAAGGATGATGGTCTGGAGCCAGACATTATTACTTACATTAATCTGGTGAGTTGTTATGGGAAAGCTGGTATGTTGGAAGGTGTGAAGAGAATATACAGCCAACTAAAGTACGGAGAGATTGAGCCTAATGAATCCTTGTTTAAGGCTGTCATGGATGCATACAAAGATGCTAACAAGCCAGACCTTGCCGAATTAGTCAACCAAGAGATGAAATTCGCTTTTGAAGGACCAGATTTTTCAGAGTCTGAGGTTGAAGGCGAAAGCGGAAGCGAAGACATTGTTCTTGACCCGTag
- the LOC107948987 gene encoding uncharacterized protein: MATLAAVAARRAATLARTPLSSQPASLIPRRGLAGSADHHGPPKVNFWQDPMSPSKWKEEHFVIVSLTGWGLLFFSGYKFFTKGKGKKEENAAETTH, translated from the exons ATGGCTACTTTGGCGGCGGTTGCAGCTCGTAGAGCAGCTACTCTAGCTCGAACACCCCTTTCATCTCAACCCGCTTCTCTCATTCCTCGCCGTGGTCTTGCCGGCTCCGCAG ATCACCATGGACCTCCAAAGGTTAATTTTTGGCAAGACCCAATGAGCCCATCTAAATGGAAGGAAGAACAT TTTGTTATCGTCTCTTTAACTGGTTGGGGTCTGCTTTTCTTTAGTGGATACAAGTTCTTCACTAAAGGCAAAGGCAAAAAGGAAGAG AACGCAGCAGAAACGACACACTAA